One Etheostoma spectabile isolate EspeVRDwgs_2016 chromosome 12, UIUC_Espe_1.0, whole genome shotgun sequence genomic window carries:
- the LOC116699347 gene encoding LOW QUALITY PROTEIN: E3 ubiquitin/ISG15 ligase TRIM25-like (The sequence of the model RefSeq protein was modified relative to this genomic sequence to represent the inferred CDS: inserted 2 bases in 2 codons; substituted 1 base at 1 genomic stop codon), translating to MAQQEVKLQRETFSCSICLDLLKDPVTTPCGHSYCMDCIKRKWNGRRIHRCPGCSQTFTPRPVLMKNTMLADLVEQLKKTGLQAAPADHCYAGAEDVACDVCTGRKLKAVKFCLVCLASFCELHLQPHYDSPGFKKHKLVEKKLQENICSRHDEVMKMFCRTDQQCICYLCSVDEHKGHHTVSAAAERTERQKELEGSREHIQQRIQDREKDVKLLQQQVEATNRSADKVVEDSEKIFTELIRLLEKRSSDVEQMVRVQQKKXVSRVKELQEKLEQEITELKRKDAEMKKLSAHRGSQPFLHNYSSLSXLSESKDPPSIDLRPLRYFEDVTXSVSEARDKLQELLNEKWTNISLTVTEVDVLLSQPEPKTRDDFLKYTRELTLDPNTANRRLLLSEGNKKATSVKRRQSYPSHPDRFTNRCQVLSRESLTGRSYWEVEWSGGGIHVAVAYRDISRVGELGEFGQNEMSWVLICDRQRYYFCYNKVRSSLSGPVSSRLGVYLDHRAGTLSFYSVSNDTMTLLHRVQTTFTQPLYAGLRLCYGYGDTAEFCKLKMLFDVLDVSSCRADGPHSLQKHMLFRQELSLRAEMAQQGVQLDRETFSCSICLDLLKDPVTIPCGHSYCMNCIKEFWDGEDEKKIYSCPQCRETFTQRPVVVKSTMLAVLVEELKKTGLQAAPADHCYAGPEDVACDVCTGRKLKAVKSCLACLVSYCKKHLQTHYDCAAFEKHKLVEPSKNLQENICSRHDEVMKMFCRTDQQCICYLCSVDEHQGHHTVSAAAERTERQKELEGSRENIQQRIQDREKDVMLLQQEVEAINLSADKAVGDSKKIFTELIRLMEKRSSDVEQMVRVQQKSEVSRVKELQEKLEQEITELKRKDAEMKKLSDTEDHNQFLHNYSSLSPLSGSTSSINIRPLRYFEDVTAAVSEARDKLQELLNEKWTNISLTVTDVDVLLSQPESRDDFLKYSCELTLDPNTAHTQLLLSEGNRKATVTQAQQSYPSHPDRFTDHWQVLSRESLTGRSYWEVEWSGDGIHVAVTYRDISRTGVFGQNEMSWVLICDRQRYYFWYNKVRSSLSGPVSSRLGVYLDHRAGTLSFYSVSDDTMTLLHRVQTTFTQPLYAGLQFYYNYGDSAEFCKLK from the exons ATGGCACAGCAAGAAGTTAAACTGCAACGAGAAACTTTCTCTTGTTCGATCTGTCTGGATCTACTGAAGGACCCGGTGACTACTCCCTGTGGACACAGCTACTGCATGGACTGTATTAAACGTAAGTGGAATGGGAGGAGAATCCACAGATGCCCCGGGTGCAGCCAGACCTTCACACCGAGGCCCGTCCTGATGAAAAACACCATGTTAGCAGATTTAGTGGAGCAACTTAAGAAGACTGGACTCCAGGCTGCTCCTGCTGATCACTGCTATGCTGGAGCTGAAGATGTGGCCTGTGATGTCTGCACTGGGAGAAAACTGAAAGCAGTCAAGTTCTGTCTCGTCTGCCTGGCCTCTTTCTGTGAGTTACACCTTCAGCCTCATTATGACTCCCCtgggtttaaaaaacacaagctgGTGGAGAAGAAGCTCCAGGAGAACATCTGCTCTCGTCATGATGAGGTGATGAAGATGTTCTGCCGTACTGATCAGCAGTGTATctgttatctctgctctgtggatGAACATAAAGGTCACCACACAGTCTCAGCTGCAGCAGAAAGGACTGAGAGGCAGAAAGAGCTCGAGGGGAGTCGAGaacacatccagcagagaatccaggacagagagaaagatgtgaagCTGCTTCAACAGCAGGTGGAGGCTACGAATCGCTCTGCTGATAAAGTAGTGGAGGACAGCGAGAAG ATCTTCACTGAGCTGATCCGTCTCTTGGAGAAAAGAAGCTCTGATGTGGAGCAGATGGTCCGAGTTCAGCAGAAAAAGTGAGTGAGTCGAGTCAAAGAGCTTcaggagaagctggagcaggagaTCACTGAGCTGAAGAGGAAAGACGCTGAGATGAAGAAGCTCTCAGCACACAGAGGATCACAACCGTTTCTCCACAACTACTCCTCACTGT CACTCAGTGAATCTAAAGACCCCCCCAGCATAGATCTCCGTCCTCTGCGCTACTTTGAGGATGTGA GCAGCGTGTCAGAAGCCAGAGATAAACTACAGGAGCTTCTAAATGAGAAATGGACAAACATCTCACTGACTGTGACTGAAGTGGATGTTTTACTGTCACAACCAGAGCCCAAGACCAGAGATGACTTCCTTAAATATACACGTGAACTCACACTGGATccaaacacagcaaacagaCGCCTGTTATTATCTGAGGGGAACAAAAAAGCAACATCAGTAAAACGACGACAGTCTTATCCTAGTCACCCAGACAGATTTACTAACAGGTGTCAGGTCCTGAGTAGAGAGAGTCTGACTGGACGTAGTTACTGGGAGGTGGAGTGGAGCGGAGGAGGGATTCATGTAGCAGTCGCATACAGAGATATCAGCAGAGTAGGGGAGTTGGGTGAATTTGGACAAAATGAAATGTCCTGGGTTTTAATATGTGACAGACAGCGTTACTACTTTTGTTACAACAAAGTCCGCAGTTCCCTCTCAGGTCCTGTGTCCTCCAGACTAGGAGTGTACCTGGATCACAGGGCAGGtactctgtccttctacagcgTCTCTAATGACACCatgaccctcctccacagagtccagaccaCGTTCACTCAGCCGCTCTACGCTGGACTACGGCTCTGTTATGGTTATGGAGACACTGCTGAGTTCTGTAAACTGAAA ATGTTATTTGACGTTTTGGACGTGTCTTCCTGCA GAGCTGACGGGCCCCATTCACTGCAGAAACACATGCTCT TCAGACAGGAGTTGTCTCTGAGAGCAGAAATGGCGCAGCAAGGAGTTCAGCTGGACCGGGAAACTTTCTCTTGTTCGATCTGTCTGGATCTCCTGAAGGATCCGGTGACTATTCCCTGTGGACACAGCTACTGCATGAACTGTATTAAAGAGTTCTGGGATGGAGAGGATGAGAAGAAAATCTACAGCTGTCCTCAGTGTAGGGAGACCTTCACACAGAGGCCTGTTGTTGTTAAAAGCACCATGTTAGCAGTTCTagtggaggagctgaagaagaCTGGACTCCAGGCTGCTCCTGCTGATCACTGCTATGCTGGACCTGAAGATGTGGCTTGTGATGTCTGCACTGGGAGAAAACTGAAAGCAGTCAAGTCCTGTCTGGCGTGTCTGGTCTCTTACTGCAAGAAACACCTTCAGACTCATTATGACTGTGCTGCGTTTGAGAAACACAAGCTGGTGGAGCCCTCCAAGAATCTCCAGGAGAACATCTGCTCTCGTCATGATGAGGTGATGAAGATGTTCTGCCGTACTGATCAGCAGTGTATctgttatctctgctctgtggatGAACATCAAGGCCACCACACAGTCTCAGCTGCAGCAGAAAGGACTGAGAGGCAGAAAGAGCTCGAGGGGAGTCGAGAAAACATCCAGCAGAGAATCCAGGACCGAGAGAAAGATGTGATGCTGCTTCAACAGGAGGTGGAGGCCATCAATCTCTCTGCTGATAAAGCAGTGGGGGACAGCAAGAAGATCTTCACTGAGCTGATCCGTCTCATGGAGAAAAGAAGCTCTGATGTGGAGCAGATGGTCCGAGTTCAGCAGAAAAGTGAAGTGAGTCGAGTCAAAGAGCTTcaggagaagctggagcaggagaTCACTGAGCTGAAGAGGAAAGACGCTGAGATGAAGAAGCTCTCAGACACAGAGGATCACAACCAGTTTCTCCACAACTACTCCTCACTGTCACCACTCAGTGGATCTACATCCAGCATCAATATCCGTCCTCTGCGCTACTTTGAGGATGTGACAGCAGCCGTGTCGGAAGCCAGAGATAAACTACAGGAGCTTCTAAATGAGAAATGGACAAACATCTCACTGACTGTGACTGACGTGGATGTTTTACTGTCACAACCAGAGTCCAGAGATGACTTCCTTAAATATTCATGTGAACTCACACTGGAtccaaacacagcacacacacagctgttattATCTGAGGGGAACAGAAAAGCAACAGTAACACAAGCCCAACAGTCTTATCCTAGTCACCCAGACAGATTTACTGATCATTGGCAGGTCCTGAGTAGAGAGAGTCTGACTGGACGTAGTTACTGGGAGGTGGAGTGGAGCGGAGACGGGATTCATGTAGCAGTCACATACAGAGATATCAGCAGAACAGGTGTATTTGGACAAAATGAAATGTCCTGGGTTTTAATATGTGACAGACAGCGTTACTACTTTTGGTACAACAAAGTCCGCAGTTCCCTCTCAGGTCCTGTGTCCTCCAGACTAGGAGTGTACCTGGATCACAGGGCAGGtactctgtccttctacagcgTCTCTGATGACACCatgaccctcctccacagagtccagaccaCGTTCACCCAGCCCCTCTACGCTGGACTACAGTTCTATTATAATTATGGAGACAGTGCTGAGTTCTGTAAACTGAAATAG